In Crassostrea angulata isolate pt1a10 chromosome 4, ASM2561291v2, whole genome shotgun sequence, one genomic interval encodes:
- the LOC128182207 gene encoding uncharacterized protein LOC128182207 — translation MHVINNLAKVLERNHKSEIRNHMHTGGIYTCTIHQQMWKMNLCCGFIITIYPLLILSNQFEYILKIKEGKRLNATFKIVPYCGIRMCIDKCLQNSGCRSVNYNSKSLACELNFVDDGVHPSILRSAEEFDYLHINTEHYAGNCSVQNVECVTLHTGERRCIRSSSEIVAPENVALGKTVYSSSVYNGNYVNHNVTYIVDGNLGSAFGVCGATHLEIKPWILIDLGQAYQIRKLKVFFYNCRYKEFHCCHVNACAFYDVRIGLTKNTSEMIFCNTGNQNLSQEIECQQCIVGRFVHFQINNNAACHIHFCEVEIFAVRHLL, via the exons ATGCACGTGATTAATAATTTAGCAAAAGTGTTAGAAAGGAATCACAAATCTGAAATTCGAAATCATATG CATACCGGTGGAATATATACATGCACCATCCATCAACAAATGTGGAAAATGAATCTATGTTGCGGATTTATCATAACAATTTATCCACTTCTAATTCTTTCGAACCAATTCGAGTATATTTTGAAGATAAAAGAAGGCAAACGACTAAATGCTACCTTCAAGATTGTTCCATATTGTGGGATACGCATGTGCATAGACAAATGTCTCCAAAACTCTGGATGTCGGTCAGTGAACTATAATTCCAAGTCTTTGGCGTGCGAGCTGAATTTTGTGGACGATGGTGTTCACCCATCTATTTTACGATCTGCGGAGGAATTTGATTATCTCCATATTAACACCGAACACTACGCAGGAAAT TGCAGTGTTCAGAATGTTGAATGCGTAACTTTGCATACGGGTGAGAGGAGATGCATAAGATCCTCATCTGAAATAG TTGCCCCTGAGAACGTTGCTTTGGGCAAAACTGTTTACTCTTCTTCTGTCTACAATGGAAATTATGTTAATCATAATGTAACATACATTGTCGATGGTAATTTGGGGAGTGCATTCGGAGTTTGCGGAGCAACACATCTAGAAATAAAACCTTGGATCCTGATTGATCTTGGTCAAGCTTACCAAATCAGAAAATTGAAAGTCTTTTTCTATAATTGTAGGTACAAAGAGTTTCACT gttGCCATGTAAATGCATGTGCGTTCTATGACGTCAGAATTGGTTTGACCAAAAACACAAGCGAGATGATATTCTGCAATACAGGGAACCAAAATCTATCACAGGAAATTGAATGTCAGCAATGTATTGTAGGACGGTTTGTCCATTTTCAGATAAATAATAATGCCGCCTGTCACATTCATTTCTGTGAAGTTGAGATATTTGCAGTTAGGCATTTGTTGTAG